Proteins encoded together in one Streptomyces sp. B1I3 window:
- a CDS encoding ABC transporter ATP-binding protein, whose translation MTQQPADTPPAVRLDSVTRTFGKASDVVTALDDVSLTFPRGSFTAIMGPSGSGKSTLLQCTAGLDRPTAGRVFLGDTDLTALGERRLTLLRRERIGFVFQAFNLLPALTAEQNVALPLRLAGRRPKRSEVRAVLERVGLGARARHRPGEMSGGQQQRVALARALITRPEVLFGDEPTGALDSQTGREVLTLLRSMADGGQTVVMVTHDPVAASYADRVVFLADGSVRDELPDPTAEQVAARMTRLAVVPC comes from the coding sequence ATGACTCAGCAACCAGCCGACACCCCGCCGGCCGTCCGGCTCGACTCCGTCACCCGGACCTTCGGCAAGGCGTCCGACGTGGTCACCGCCCTGGACGACGTCAGCCTCACCTTTCCCCGGGGCTCCTTCACCGCGATCATGGGCCCCTCCGGCTCGGGGAAGTCGACGCTGCTCCAGTGCACGGCCGGTCTGGACCGGCCGACGGCCGGCCGGGTGTTCCTGGGGGACACGGATCTGACCGCGCTCGGCGAACGGCGGCTGACGCTGCTGCGCCGCGAACGCATTGGGTTCGTCTTCCAGGCCTTCAACCTGCTGCCCGCGCTCACCGCGGAGCAGAATGTGGCGCTCCCGCTCCGGCTCGCGGGCCGCCGGCCGAAGCGGTCCGAGGTGCGCGCCGTGCTGGAGCGGGTCGGGCTGGGCGCCCGGGCCCGGCACCGCCCGGGCGAGATGTCCGGCGGCCAGCAGCAACGCGTAGCCCTCGCACGGGCGTTGATCACCCGCCCCGAGGTCCTGTTCGGTGACGAGCCGACCGGGGCACTCGACTCGCAGACCGGCCGGGAGGTCCTGACGCTGCTGCGGTCGATGGCCGACGGCGGCCAGACGGTGGTCATGGTGACGCACGACCCGGTGGCCGCCTCCTACGCGGACCGGGTGGTCTTCCTCGCCGACGGATCCGTCCGGGACGAACTGCCCGACCCCACCGCCGAACAGGTCGCCGCGCGCATGACCCGCCTGGCGGTGGTCCCGTGCTGA
- a CDS encoding sensor histidine kinase codes for MSSPTLRQALRRPRYLLGGWPWRAAFYLLSGVPAGLALLAAVLLLAVVGGALTFVLVGLPLLLMLALIGIPVAAVERYRLRLLDPAPLVDPHRTPGRPGLQAWLRTRLGERVTWREFGFALLFACVLWPVDGLVAGSVLVVCGGLLATPVVMAAVTDGEEVRVLKLYLADSYPQAFALALLGLVLLPLLAYPLGWAAVARGALTRRLLSAAPSEADARIEELGRSRKRLVDAFEAERRRIERDLHDGAQQRLVALSMTLGLARLEGPAEPLGSLLAKAQEEAGVVLVEIRELIRGIHPQVLTDRGLAAAVEDLADRSAVPVDVDLDLAERLPQPVETAAYFAVCEALANVAKHSGASLARVTGRADGERLTVEVRDDGRGGAGTAGGSGLQGVADRLSVLDGHLIISSPPGGPTVFRLDVPCSPAHLVE; via the coding sequence ATGAGCTCACCCACCCTCCGGCAGGCCCTCCGCCGCCCCCGCTACCTCCTCGGCGGCTGGCCGTGGCGCGCGGCCTTCTACCTGCTGAGTGGCGTCCCTGCCGGACTGGCCCTCCTCGCGGCCGTCCTGCTGCTGGCCGTGGTGGGCGGCGCACTGACGTTCGTACTCGTCGGTCTGCCGCTGTTGCTGATGCTCGCCCTCATCGGCATCCCGGTGGCCGCTGTGGAGCGGTACAGGCTGCGGCTGCTGGATCCCGCCCCTCTCGTCGATCCGCACCGGACACCGGGACGCCCCGGACTGCAGGCGTGGCTGCGCACGCGGTTGGGGGAGCGCGTCACCTGGCGGGAGTTCGGGTTCGCGCTGCTCTTCGCCTGTGTGCTGTGGCCCGTGGACGGACTGGTCGCCGGGAGCGTGCTCGTGGTGTGCGGGGGGCTGCTGGCGACACCCGTCGTCATGGCGGCCGTCACCGACGGGGAGGAGGTGCGGGTGCTGAAGCTCTACCTGGCCGACTCGTATCCGCAGGCGTTCGCCCTCGCGCTGCTCGGGCTGGTCCTGCTGCCGCTCCTCGCCTACCCGTTGGGATGGGCGGCGGTGGCGCGCGGGGCGCTGACCCGGCGGCTGCTGTCCGCGGCGCCGAGCGAAGCCGACGCCCGTATCGAGGAGCTGGGGCGCTCCCGCAAGCGCCTGGTGGACGCCTTCGAGGCGGAGCGCCGCCGGATCGAGCGGGATCTGCACGACGGTGCCCAGCAGCGGCTCGTGGCGCTGTCGATGACCCTGGGACTCGCGAGGCTGGAGGGCCCGGCCGAACCGCTGGGCAGCCTGCTGGCCAAGGCGCAGGAGGAGGCGGGGGTGGTTCTGGTCGAGATCAGGGAGCTCATCCGCGGTATCCACCCGCAGGTGCTCACCGACCGCGGCCTGGCCGCCGCCGTCGAGGACCTCGCGGACCGCTCGGCCGTACCGGTCGATGTGGACCTCGATCTCGCGGAACGGCTGCCACAACCCGTCGAGACGGCCGCCTACTTCGCGGTCTGTGAGGCGCTGGCCAATGTGGCCAAGCACAGTGGGGCGAGCCTGGCGCGGGTGACTGGCCGGGCGGACGGGGAGCGGCTGACCGTCGAGGTGCGCGACGACGGGAGGGGCGGCGCGGGGACGGCAGGCGGCAGCGGGCTGCAGGGGGTTGCCGACCGTCTCTCGGTGCTGGACGGTCACCTGATAATCTCCAGCCCGCCCGGCGGGCCGACGGTGTTCCGGCTGGACGTCCCCTGCTCCCCCGCCCACCTGGTCGAATGA
- a CDS encoding response regulator transcription factor, translating to MLRIVLAEDSVLLREGLIGLLERFGHRVVAGVGSAGELTGAVTEHRPDIVVTDVRMPPGFSDEGLRAAVALRRTTPRLPVLVLSQYVQRSYAEELLDTGDGTGVGYLLKERVGKVEEFVDALQRVADGGTVVDPEVVRQLLRHRRDPLSRLTAREQEVLALMAEGRSNASVAEALTVSEGTVSKHFGSILTKLDLTVTDATNRRVLAVLTYLRK from the coding sequence ATGCTGCGCATCGTGCTGGCCGAGGACAGCGTGCTCCTGAGAGAGGGCCTCATCGGCCTGCTGGAGCGGTTCGGCCACCGGGTGGTCGCCGGGGTCGGCTCCGCCGGTGAGCTGACCGGGGCGGTCACCGAGCACCGCCCGGACATCGTGGTGACGGACGTGCGGATGCCGCCCGGTTTCTCCGACGAGGGCCTCAGGGCCGCCGTCGCCCTGCGGCGGACGACGCCCCGGCTGCCCGTCCTGGTCCTGAGCCAGTACGTCCAGCGGTCCTACGCCGAGGAGTTGCTGGACACCGGCGACGGTACGGGCGTGGGCTACCTCCTCAAGGAAAGGGTCGGAAAGGTCGAGGAGTTCGTCGACGCGCTCCAGCGGGTGGCGGACGGGGGCACGGTCGTCGACCCCGAGGTGGTGCGCCAGTTGCTCAGACATCGCCGCGACCCGCTGTCCAGGCTGACCGCCCGGGAACAGGAGGTGCTGGCGCTGATGGCGGAGGGCCGGTCGAACGCCTCGGTCGCCGAGGCGCTGACGGTCAGTGAGGGAACGGTCAGCAAGCACTTCGGCTCGATCCTCACCAAGCTCGACCTGACCGTGACCGACGCGACGAACCGGCGGGTCCTGGCCGTCCTGACCTATCTCCGGAAGTAA
- a CDS encoding phosphotransferase — translation MRIGPLLGSGRTADVYALDGPWVLRRHRCDADTVDELAVMSYLSASGFPVPRIGPPGDAPQPTDLVIQRLTGPTMAEALLAGTLGAREGGALLARLLRELHAIPPRLSQDPEDRILHLDLHPENVVLTPGGAVVIDWCTAAEGPPALDRAMSSLILAQVALAPPAAGGGRVRDLLAELLSRLADDGGVPAGSLTAATARRAADPRLTARERVVLDEAAALVARLAG, via the coding sequence ATGCGCATAGGCCCTCTGCTGGGTTCGGGACGCACCGCCGATGTGTACGCACTCGACGGCCCCTGGGTCCTGCGCCGTCACCGCTGCGACGCCGACACCGTCGACGAACTGGCGGTGATGTCGTACCTCTCGGCCTCCGGCTTCCCGGTCCCCCGCATCGGCCCGCCCGGCGACGCGCCGCAGCCGACGGACCTGGTGATACAGCGGCTGACCGGCCCGACGATGGCCGAGGCTCTGCTGGCGGGGACGCTCGGCGCGCGCGAGGGCGGCGCACTGCTGGCGAGGCTCCTGCGGGAGCTCCACGCGATCCCGCCGAGGCTCTCCCAGGACCCCGAGGACCGGATCCTGCACCTGGACCTGCATCCGGAGAACGTGGTGCTGACACCGGGCGGAGCCGTCGTCATCGACTGGTGCACGGCGGCCGAGGGACCACCCGCCCTGGATCGCGCCATGTCCTCGCTGATCCTCGCGCAGGTCGCCCTCGCCCCGCCGGCCGCCGGGGGCGGGCGGGTCCGGGACCTGCTCGCGGAGCTGCTGTCGCGGCTCGCCGACGACGGCGGCGTTCCCGCCGGCTCCCTCACTGCGGCCACCGCCCGCCGTGCGGCGGATCCCCGGCTCACGGCGCGGGAAAGGGTGGTGCTGGACGAGGCGGCCGCTCTGGTGGCACGGCTGGCTGGCTGA
- a CDS encoding DUF2804 domain-containing protein: MATHEHEITEPVDLCLPDGSLNRAAVGWSRRPVHRANLRGWGRTKRWEYWCVTTPTHLVALTVSDLDFLALNTIYVLEFGPGGRELECSSVVPAGRGVRLPDTVAGAPGSEDVVVGPARPTGGKVRIEIRDENAGTRLRARCLTPDRSPLEVGLLVGRPDGHESLSVVVPWSEQRFQYTSKHTALPASGRVRIGNEILTFGGEGNETWAVLDHGRGRWPRTVDWNWGAASGRTDGHTVGLQFGGRWTAGTGSTENGLCVDGRITKIGEELDWHWSPSDLLAPWTVRTPSSDQVDLTFTPFHNRSARTDVGLIANRTDQCFGHYDGRIRTDDGTEIAVERLLGWAEDVHMRW; this comes from the coding sequence ATGGCGACGCACGAGCACGAGATCACGGAGCCCGTCGACCTCTGCCTGCCGGACGGCAGCCTCAACCGGGCGGCGGTCGGCTGGTCGAGGCGGCCTGTGCACCGCGCCAATCTGCGTGGCTGGGGCCGGACCAAGCGGTGGGAGTACTGGTGCGTCACCACACCCACCCATCTGGTGGCACTGACCGTGAGCGACCTGGACTTCCTGGCGCTGAACACGATCTACGTCCTGGAGTTCGGGCCCGGGGGCCGCGAGCTGGAGTGCTCCTCGGTCGTTCCGGCCGGCCGGGGCGTCCGCCTCCCGGACACCGTCGCCGGGGCGCCCGGCTCCGAGGACGTGGTGGTGGGCCCGGCCCGGCCGACGGGTGGCAAGGTCCGCATCGAGATCCGCGACGAGAACGCCGGAACCCGGCTGCGCGCCCGCTGTCTGACGCCGGACCGGAGCCCTCTGGAGGTGGGCCTGCTGGTCGGGCGACCCGACGGCCACGAGTCGCTCTCCGTGGTCGTGCCGTGGAGCGAGCAGCGCTTCCAGTACACCTCCAAGCACACCGCGCTCCCCGCCTCCGGCCGGGTCCGGATCGGCAACGAGATCCTGACGTTCGGCGGGGAGGGCAACGAGACCTGGGCCGTCCTGGACCACGGCCGCGGACGCTGGCCCCGCACGGTCGACTGGAACTGGGGTGCGGCCTCCGGACGCACCGACGGGCACACGGTCGGGCTCCAGTTCGGCGGCCGATGGACGGCGGGCACCGGTTCCACGGAGAACGGCCTCTGTGTGGACGGCAGGATCACCAAGATCGGCGAGGAGCTGGACTGGCACTGGTCCCCCTCCGACCTCCTGGCCCCCTGGACCGTCCGTACACCGTCGTCCGACCAGGTGGACCTGACGTTCACCCCGTTCCACAACCGGTCGGCCCGTACGGACGTCGGGCTGATCGCCAACCGCACCGACCAGTGCTTCGGCCACTACGACGGCCGCATCCGCACCGACGACGGCACCGAGATCGCCGTGGAGCGGCTCCTGGGCTGGGCCGAGGACGTCCACATGCGCTGGTGA
- a CDS encoding alpha-lytic protease prodomain-containing protein: MESTVLRRRALAAGTAAVAVGALALAGPTGIASAGQPGSAVPAADDRLSPGLLEALRRDLGLDAGEARARTGNEYRAAAVAARLEKSLGADFAGARVSGDSAVLTVATTDRADVTRITAAGARAEVVSHGLDRLDAVKSALDAVALEKAPKDVPSWYVDVRANRVVVNAARTAAADRFLTAAGVPRGLVRVVRSAEQPRTYADLRGGDAYYMNGSGRCSIGFPVRRGTQDGFVSAGHCGTPGVTTSGVDQRAQGSFQGSTFPGRDYSWVAVNANWTPRALVNGYGNGDVTVAGSTQALVGSSVCRSGSTTGWHCGTVQQHNTSVTYQEGTVSGVTRTDVCAEPGDSGGSFVSGSQAQGVTSGGSGNCSQGGTTYYQPVNPALSAFGLTLVTSGTPTDPPTDPTDPPTEPGGTWAAGTTYAAGAVVTYGGAGYRCLQGHRAQAGWQPPNVPALWQRV, encoded by the coding sequence GTGGAGAGCACCGTGCTCCGCAGACGCGCACTCGCCGCAGGTACCGCCGCCGTGGCGGTGGGTGCGCTCGCCCTCGCCGGTCCGACCGGCATCGCCTCGGCCGGGCAGCCGGGCAGTGCCGTTCCGGCCGCCGACGACCGTCTCTCACCGGGCCTGCTCGAGGCCCTGCGGCGCGACCTCGGCCTCGACGCGGGCGAGGCGAGAGCCCGGACAGGCAACGAGTACCGGGCGGCGGCCGTCGCCGCGAGGCTGGAGAAGTCCCTCGGCGCCGACTTCGCCGGGGCCCGCGTGAGTGGTGACTCGGCCGTCCTCACCGTCGCCACCACCGACCGTGCCGACGTCACGCGCATCACCGCCGCCGGCGCCCGGGCCGAGGTCGTCAGCCACGGCCTGGACCGTCTCGACGCGGTCAAGTCGGCCCTGGACGCGGTGGCACTGGAGAAGGCGCCGAAGGACGTGCCCTCCTGGTACGTCGACGTGCGCGCCAACCGCGTCGTCGTCAACGCCGCCCGCACCGCGGCGGCGGACCGCTTCCTGACCGCCGCAGGCGTCCCCCGCGGCCTGGTGCGGGTCGTGCGTTCGGCCGAACAGCCCCGCACGTACGCGGACCTGCGCGGCGGCGACGCGTACTACATGAACGGATCGGGCCGCTGTTCCATAGGTTTCCCGGTCAGGCGCGGGACCCAGGACGGTTTCGTCAGCGCCGGTCACTGCGGCACCCCGGGCGTGACCACCAGCGGCGTCGACCAGCGGGCGCAGGGCTCCTTCCAGGGCTCCACCTTCCCCGGCCGCGACTACTCCTGGGTCGCGGTCAACGCCAACTGGACACCGCGCGCCCTGGTGAACGGCTACGGCAACGGCGACGTGACCGTCGCCGGCTCCACCCAGGCCCTGGTGGGCTCGTCCGTCTGCCGCTCAGGTTCCACCACCGGCTGGCACTGCGGCACCGTCCAGCAGCACAACACCAGCGTCACCTACCAGGAAGGCACCGTCTCGGGGGTGACACGCACCGACGTGTGTGCCGAACCAGGCGACTCCGGAGGCTCGTTCGTCTCCGGCAGTCAGGCGCAGGGCGTCACCTCCGGCGGCTCCGGGAACTGCTCCCAGGGCGGTACGACGTACTACCAGCCGGTCAACCCGGCGCTCTCCGCGTTCGGCCTCACCCTCGTCACCAGCGGTACGCCGACCGACCCGCCCACCGACCCGACGGACCCGCCGACCGAGCCGGGCGGTACCTGGGCCGCCGGTACGACGTACGCGGCCGGCGCGGTGGTGACGTACGGCGGAGCGGGCTACCGCTGCCTGCAGGGCCACCGGGCACAGGCCGGCTGGCAACCGCCGAACGTGCCCGCGCTGTGGCAGCGGGTCTGA
- a CDS encoding carbohydrate-binding protein, with protein sequence MTDRPAVPPYDTGGASRGGAGEDPPGRPISRKSLLRAAVAVTAVPLVAGGGVALARDTGTGGTPLALTPACDDGDDPTPEQMEGPYFKPHSPLRSSLVASGTPGTPLTVSGYVFGLACQPLAGVLLDFWQADTDGAYDMAGFRFRGHQFTGPDGAFTLTTVVAGLYPGRTRHIHVKAQAPGHPVLTTQLYFPGEPRNSTDALYDPALLMNVRAAGSGRQGTFDFVLDAGRQPDPTDPPTDPPTDPPTDPPGGTWAAGATYRAGDRVTYGGSAYRCLQAHTAIVGWEPPLVPALWERG encoded by the coding sequence ATGACCGACAGACCAGCCGTGCCCCCGTACGACACCGGCGGTGCCTCCCGTGGCGGGGCCGGGGAGGATCCACCCGGCCGCCCGATCAGCCGCAAGAGCCTGCTGAGGGCAGCCGTCGCCGTCACCGCCGTACCTCTGGTCGCGGGCGGTGGTGTGGCCCTGGCCCGGGACACCGGGACCGGTGGCACGCCCCTGGCGCTCACGCCGGCCTGCGACGACGGGGACGACCCGACGCCGGAACAGATGGAGGGCCCCTACTTCAAGCCCCACTCGCCGCTGCGCTCCAGCCTGGTGGCGTCCGGCACCCCCGGCACACCGCTGACGGTGAGCGGTTACGTCTTCGGCCTGGCCTGCCAGCCCTTGGCAGGCGTGCTGCTCGACTTCTGGCAGGCCGACACCGACGGCGCCTACGACATGGCCGGGTTCCGCTTCCGCGGCCACCAGTTCACCGGCCCCGACGGGGCCTTCACGCTCACCACGGTGGTCGCGGGCCTGTATCCCGGCCGCACCCGGCACATCCACGTGAAGGCCCAGGCGCCGGGACACCCCGTGCTGACCACCCAGCTGTACTTCCCGGGTGAGCCGCGCAACTCCACCGACGCCCTCTACGACCCGGCGCTGCTGATGAACGTCCGCGCCGCCGGGTCCGGGCGCCAGGGCACCTTCGACTTCGTGCTCGATGCCGGCCGGCAGCCCGACCCCACCGATCCACCCACCGATCCACCCACCGACCCGCCGACCGATCCTCCGGGCGGCACCTGGGCGGCCGGGGCCACCTACCGCGCCGGTGACCGGGTGACCTACGGAGGCAGCGCCTACCGCTGCCTCCAGGCACACACGGCCATCGTGGGGTGGGAACCGCCGCTGGTCCCTGCGTTGTGGGAACGCGGGTAG